One Phycisphaerae bacterium RAS2 DNA window includes the following coding sequences:
- a CDS encoding PKD domain protein yields the protein MRRLWNRRPFLLRPCSVRILVSSTLVVAVSCGNFNLFQVASTPVVIRASRTGCSETNISRIVAFTAESENNDQTYHWYFTDGVVLHGQRVVHVFPGSGEFNFTLSVGNELIPGSVSVPVRGPVDGFSDPFGDRCVLNEGRTHVPTGTQVTYRTNPPASGGHYNSPGLSPAEPGVYDTDAVQPEVWVHNLEHGHVVILFDCDGSCPSEFLAQLEDVLAAAPPSKFGNKKLVITRYAGLPVRVMAVAWDYQRDFDGVDQAGLLAFYARHVDQGPEDEP from the coding sequence ATGAGACGCCTGTGGAATCGACGCCCGTTTCTTCTCCGACCCTGCTCGGTGAGAATATTGGTTTCCAGCACGCTTGTGGTTGCCGTTTCGTGCGGGAACTTCAACCTGTTTCAGGTAGCATCGACTCCTGTCGTAATTCGAGCTTCTCGCACGGGGTGTTCCGAGACGAACATTTCTCGCATAGTCGCGTTTACCGCCGAGAGCGAGAACAATGACCAGACTTACCACTGGTATTTCACGGACGGTGTGGTCCTTCATGGACAGCGCGTCGTTCATGTGTTTCCCGGGAGTGGCGAATTCAATTTCACGCTCTCGGTCGGTAACGAGCTGATACCGGGCAGCGTTTCCGTCCCGGTGCGCGGCCCGGTCGACGGCTTTTCAGACCCCTTCGGAGATCGCTGCGTTCTTAATGAGGGCAGGACCCACGTACCAACCGGGACGCAAGTTACATATCGCACCAACCCGCCTGCATCAGGCGGCCATTACAATTCCCCCGGCCTGTCGCCGGCCGAACCCGGCGTTTATGACACCGACGCGGTGCAGCCCGAAGTATGGGTACATAATCTCGAACACGGCCACGTGGTCATCCTCTTTGATTGCGACGGAAGTTGCCCAAGCGAATTCCTGGCACAGCTTGAGGATGTCCTGGCGGCTGCCCCACCCAGCAAGTTCGGAAATAAGAAGCTCGTTATCACGCGGTACGCTGGACTGCCTGTGAGAGTCATGGCCGTCGCCTGGGACTATCAACGAGACTTTGACGGTGTAGACCAAGCCGGCCTATTGGCATTTTACGCTCGACACGTGGATCAAGGGCCGGAAGACGAGCCATGA